The DNA segment AATTGCTAAAGCTTCTGAAAATATCAATAACAACAGAGAAGGTGTAAATAAACTATTTACAATTCCTTTAGTTTTTTCAGCTGCACTGCTCTCTTTTGCCCATGGTGCAAACGATGTTGCTAATGCAATTGGTCCACTTGCGGCTATAAATGATGCAGTAATGAGTCATGAAATTTCATCAAAAGTTGGAATTCCATTTTGGGTTATGGCTGTTGGAGCTATTGGTATCTCTGTGGGATTGGCTCTTTATGGACCAAGACTTATAAAAACAGTTGGTTCGGAAATTACTGAGTTAGACCAAGTTAGAGCTTTTTCTATAGCTATGGCAGCATCTATTACTGTTATTCTTGCAAGTCAATTAGGGCTTCCTGTATCTTCAACTCACATTGCAGTTGGTGGAGTATTTGGAGTAGGGTTTTTAAGGGAGTGGCTTGATTCTACTGAAGCAAAATTTATTAGTGATACAAGAGCAAAATTTAAAAAAGATAAAAAAGTTTTAGATACCTATGAAGAGGAGCTTAAAAGGCTAGAGAAACTAGAGAAAAAAAGTAAATCAGATTATGTAAGAATTGCTGAACTATATAAAGCAATTGATGAAAAGATTGAAGAGGTAAGACAAGATAAAAGAGAGTTTAAAAGCGCCAAAAGAGTTAAATATGTTAAAAGAGATGCAATTAAAAAAATTATTGCTGCTTGGGTTATAACTGTTCCTGCAGCAGCTTTTTTATCTGCATGTATTTTCTTTATGATAAAAGGTTTTATGATCTCTTAAAAGCTAAACAAAACAACAATATGATAAAATTCCTTTTTTTAAAGGAATTATTATCGAAGCATTAATCTCCGTAGCAACCATATATCTTTTTATAATTGTTGGATTTATTTACAAGAAAGTATTTAAAGATGAAGTAAAAGAGAGAAGTTTTGTTTTATTAAATCTATATTTTTTACAACCTATTTTGATATTCTGGGGACTTACAAGGGTTAATATTAATAAAGAACTTTTTATCTCCCCTCTAATCTATTTTTGTGCAATTTTTTTAGTTCTATTTTTGGCATTACTTTATTCTAAAACTATATTTAAAAGTGATAAACAAGATAAATCAATTTTTTTAGCTTCTTCATTAGTTGGAAATACTGGTAATTTAGGAATACCTCTTGGAATAGCACTTTTTGGAGAAGCTAGTGTTCCTTATACTTCTATTTTAAATATTGCTAATGTATTTTTTATCTATATTTTCTCTGTTTATTTTTTTGCGGGAGACAAATTTAATTTTAAACACTCTTTAAAAGAGATTATTAGAATCCCTGCAATTCATTCAGCTTTTTTAGCTTTGGCATATAATTATTTGGGATTTAAGTTAGATGCAGATTTTGAAAAACTATTTACAATGGGAGCTTATGCTGCAATAGTTATGCAACTTGTACTTTTTGGAATGTTTATCTCTCAAGTTAAAATAAAAGCTGCAAATTGGAAACTTTCTTTAAATATTGTTTTTTTTAAACATATAATATTACCTTTTATAGGGATTTTTGTAATCTTTTTATTTGATATTGATCCTTTTGTTGGGGTTATTATATTTTTAGAACTATCAGTTCCTTTGGCAGTTAATAATGTAAATTTTGCATCTTTATATAATTGTAAACCAATAGATACAACATTTTCTATTTTAGTTAGTACCTTTGCTTTTGTATTTTTTATCTATTTTTATATTCAAATTGTAAATAAGTTTTTTGGATTGTAAAATGTGCGGAATATTAGGTACAAATTTTCATACTAATAGTTTTAAAGAGGCCTTGGAAAACTTAAACAATAGAGGTCCAGATTTTTCAAAATCAGTTGAAATTGATGGTAATCTTTTTGGTCATACAAGATTATCAATTATTGATTTGGATGATGAAGCTAATCAACCAATGATTTTTGATGATATTTTAATTGTTTTTAATGGAGAAATCTATAACTATAAAGAGTTAATAAAAAGTGAGCAATTAATTTGTAATACCTCTTCTGATACAGAAGTTTTAATTAGACTTTATCAAAAATATGGGGTTGATTTTTTAAATAAACTAAATGGAATGTTTGCTTTTTGTATCTATGATATCAAAAAAAAATCTTTTTTTTGTGCTAGGGATAGATATGGTAAAAAACCTTTTTTTTACTATTTTAAGGATAACAAATTTATTTTTTCTAGTTCAATAAACTCAATTATAAAAATTTTAGGAAAAACTCCAAATATAAATAAAGTTGCACTTTCACAATACATGCAATATTTTGTTCCATTAAACGAAAATAGTTTCTATAAAGATATTTTCTCTTTAGAGTCTTCAAGTTATATGCTTTTAAATGCAAAAGAATTGACTATAAAGCGATTTTATAAGATAAATACATATAAAGCTATAAAAAATGAAGAAGAGGCTTTAAAGGGCATTGAAAAGCTTTTAATAAAGAGTGTTGAATCAAGATTGGTTTCTGATGTTGAGGTTGGAACTTTACTTAGTGGTGGAATTGATAGTTCATTAATCTCCTCTTTATACTCAAAACTCTCATCAAAAAAAATAAATACCTTTAGTATAGGATATGATGAATATAAAAACTATTGTGAGCTGGATTTTGCACAAATTACAGCAACTCATATAAACTCAAATCATACAGCAGTAACAATTGGGAAAAAAGATTTTATAGAGTATTTTGAAGATACTTTAGAGGCTCTTGAGCAGCCCCATGGGGATAGTGCAGCAATTCCACTTAATATTTTAACTAGAAAAATTCATAATATGGGGATAAAAACTGTTTTAAGCGGAGAGGGCAGTGATGAACTCTTTTTGGGTTATGACAATTATGCAAAGTTTTTAAAATATTATGAGTTTGAAAAGAGTTTAAATCTTGAACAAAATAGTTTTTTAGATTCCATTATAGGTGCTTTGCAAAATAATACCAAAGAGAGTGAATATCTAAGAAGAATAATCAAAAAAGAGAATCTATATAACTCTTTTGGGGAGATTTTTACAGATATCCAAAAAAAGAGATTATTTAAAAAAGTACCAACTTTTAAAAATCCTACTCCAAAAAGTGACCCCGTTGATTGGATGAGTTATACAGACCTTAAAGTTTGGCTGGGAGAATCCCTTTTGAGTAAAGTTGATAGAATCTCAATGAGAAACTCTTTGGAAGTTAGAACACCATTTTTAGATTATAGACTTGTGGATTATGTATTTTCAATTGATTCAAAGATAAAAGTAGGGGATACAAATAAGTATTTACTAAAAAAGATAGCTTCAAAATATATACCTCAAATTATAATAAATAGAACAAAAAAAGGTTTTAATTCCCCTTTTAATGAGTGGATTCATGAAGAGTATAAAGATGATATTTTAAAGACTATTTTAGAGGTTAATAGCCAAACAGAGTTTTTTAATGTTGAGTATTTAAAACAGATATATGAGCTTTCAAAATCTAGAAAATTCAAACAACACTTATGGTCACTTTTTATTTTTTCTAAATGGTATAAAAAGGTTTATATGTAAAAAGAAGTAATTCTTGTCACATATAATATTTTAATAAGTTCTAAAAATATATAATAATATATCTTTTTAATGATAATCAATGTTTATATTGATATTTTTAATAGAGTCTAATAAGGAAAAAAATGAATTTACTTATACCTGTTGATTGTAATAAAAGACATGAAGCACTTTTAACTACTCTTGATGCTGCAAAATATTGGGCATTTATTGAACTTGATGAAGGGCAAATAATAAATTGCAAATTTTATGCAGATAGATCTGCAATTGAAGCTTGGGTAGAAACAGTTGTTGTAATCAATGAACAAGAGTATGTATGGCAATTTATTGAAGAGAATATCGCTGTTTTGGTTGCTCCTAAACAAAGAAGCATTGATGAAATAGTTGAGGCATTTCTTTTTAAAGAACTGCATGATTTAAATATATAAATGGTCGTATAACTCAGTGGTAGAGTGACACCTTGACATGGTGTTGGTCGCTGGTTCAAGTCCAGTTACGGCCACCATTTTATCTATTCCCCTATTTTCTCCTACTTTTTGGTAAAAAAATTAAAATCATTTATGATAAAATTTGCACTTTGTTAAATTGTAACTTATGTTGCATTTTTAATAATTATATTTAAAAGGAATAATATGAAACTATTTTTTAAATTAACATTCATTATAACACTATTGTGTAGTTTCACTTATGCACAAAAAGTTTATAAATTGACGATGGCTACCACGTGGACATCAACACAACATCCGCTTATTGATACAGCAGAACATATGGCAAAACTTGCTGAAGAGTTATCTAATGGTCAAATTAAGATTAGAATTGATGCTTCAAATAAACATAAGTCACCTTTTGGTGTTTTGGATATGGTAAAGGGTGGTCAATATGATATTGCACATACAGCATCATATTATTGGAAAGGTAAAGATATTGCAGTTCTTCCTTTCTCTTCAATGCCTTTTGGTATGACAGCTCAAGAACTATATGCTTGGTTTTATAATGACGGAGGTATGGAGCTAGCGCAAAAAGTGTTTGAAAAACATGGTGTGTACTCTTTCCCTGGTGGAAACACTGGTGTTCAAATGGGTGGATGGTTTAGAAAA comes from the Halarcobacter ebronensis genome and includes:
- a CDS encoding AEC family transporter, translated to MSVATIYLFIIVGFIYKKVFKDEVKERSFVLLNLYFLQPILIFWGLTRVNINKELFISPLIYFCAIFLVLFLALLYSKTIFKSDKQDKSIFLASSLVGNTGNLGIPLGIALFGEASVPYTSILNIANVFFIYIFSVYFFAGDKFNFKHSLKEIIRIPAIHSAFLALAYNYLGFKLDADFEKLFTMGAYAAIVMQLVLFGMFISQVKIKAANWKLSLNIVFFKHIILPFIGIFVIFLFDIDPFVGVIIFLELSVPLAVNNVNFASLYNCKPIDTTFSILVSTFAFVFFIYFYIQIVNKFFGL
- the asnB gene encoding asparagine synthase (glutamine-hydrolyzing), which encodes MCGILGTNFHTNSFKEALENLNNRGPDFSKSVEIDGNLFGHTRLSIIDLDDEANQPMIFDDILIVFNGEIYNYKELIKSEQLICNTSSDTEVLIRLYQKYGVDFLNKLNGMFAFCIYDIKKKSFFCARDRYGKKPFFYYFKDNKFIFSSSINSIIKILGKTPNINKVALSQYMQYFVPLNENSFYKDIFSLESSSYMLLNAKELTIKRFYKINTYKAIKNEEEALKGIEKLLIKSVESRLVSDVEVGTLLSGGIDSSLISSLYSKLSSKKINTFSIGYDEYKNYCELDFAQITATHINSNHTAVTIGKKDFIEYFEDTLEALEQPHGDSAAIPLNILTRKIHNMGIKTVLSGEGSDELFLGYDNYAKFLKYYEFEKSLNLEQNSFLDSIIGALQNNTKESEYLRRIIKKENLYNSFGEIFTDIQKKRLFKKVPTFKNPTPKSDPVDWMSYTDLKVWLGESLLSKVDRISMRNSLEVRTPFLDYRLVDYVFSIDSKIKVGDTNKYLLKKIASKYIPQIIINRTKKGFNSPFNEWIHEEYKDDILKTILEVNSQTEFFNVEYLKQIYELSKSRKFKQHLWSLFIFSKWYKKVYM